A window from Micromonospora terminaliae encodes these proteins:
- a CDS encoding ABC transporter ATP-binding protein — protein sequence MTTVERAGTTSAAVGTPVLSVRDLSVSFTTEGGTVSAVDRVSLELAPGEIVGMVGESGCGKSVTAMSIAGLLPASARISGSVRLEGTELVGTREPVLRRVRGKEIAYIFQEPMTSLNPVLTVGRQIGEVLRVHERMSRQAARARAVELLSLVGIPSAAKRVDNYPHQLSGGMRQRVMIAMAVACGPKVLVADEPTTALDVTVQAGILQVLRDLRDRLGTAILIITHDLGVIADIADRVVVMYAGRVVERAQVTDLFAHPYHRYTAGLLSASPTPGVHAGTQRLQEIPGLVPVLSTQPDACTFADRCPAADARCRESAPPLAAVGTAVTHHLAACWHPCPAPRTESPEATP from the coding sequence ATGACCACGGTCGAACGGGCGGGCACCACCTCCGCCGCGGTCGGCACACCCGTCCTGTCGGTACGCGACCTCTCCGTATCGTTCACCACCGAGGGTGGAACCGTCTCGGCGGTCGACCGGGTGAGTCTCGAACTGGCCCCCGGTGAGATCGTCGGGATGGTGGGCGAGTCCGGCTGCGGCAAGAGCGTCACGGCCATGAGCATCGCGGGCCTGCTGCCCGCCAGCGCCCGGATCTCCGGCTCGGTGCGGCTGGAGGGAACCGAGCTGGTCGGCACCCGCGAGCCGGTGCTCCGCCGGGTGCGCGGCAAGGAGATCGCCTACATCTTCCAGGAGCCGATGACGTCGTTGAACCCGGTGCTCACCGTCGGGCGCCAGATCGGCGAGGTCCTGCGGGTGCACGAGCGGATGTCCCGCCAGGCCGCCCGGGCCCGCGCCGTGGAGCTGCTGTCGCTCGTCGGGATCCCGTCCGCCGCGAAGCGGGTCGACAACTATCCACACCAGCTCTCCGGGGGCATGCGCCAGCGCGTGATGATCGCGATGGCGGTCGCCTGCGGCCCGAAGGTGCTGGTGGCCGACGAGCCCACCACGGCCCTGGACGTCACGGTCCAGGCGGGCATCCTCCAGGTGCTCCGGGACCTGCGGGACCGGCTCGGCACGGCGATCCTCATCATCACCCACGATCTCGGCGTGATCGCCGACATCGCGGACCGCGTCGTCGTCATGTACGCCGGGCGCGTGGTGGAGCGGGCGCAGGTCACCGACCTGTTCGCGCATCCCTACCACCGGTACACGGCCGGGCTCCTGTCGGCGTCGCCGACCCCCGGCGTGCACGCCGGCACCCAGCGGCTGCAGGAGATCCCCGGTCTCGTGCCGGTCCTGTCGACCCAGCCCGACGCCTGCACCTTCGCCGACCGCTGCCCGGCCGCCGATGCGCGGTGCCGGGAATCCGCCCCGCCCCTGGCGGCGGTCGGGACGGCGGTGACGCACCACCTCGCGGCCTGCTGGCATCCCTGCCCGGCACCTCGGACGGAGTCCCCGGAGGCGACCCCATGA
- a CDS encoding ABC transporter permease has translation MTVLVVPPEEVAGTPGVSRRGRVLRRLRRNPLAVVSFVVLALVAVAALLSPWIAPYSVDQPDFAHTFSPPGTPGHVLGTDDLGRDVLSRIMLGARASLQVALLAVATSLIVGVPLGLAAGYFRAWDAVISRFTDLLLAFPFLIMAVGLAAIRGASLANAAVAIGIAQIPGVIRVVRSDTLRLKSLDFVAAAVVDGASDLWVLSRHILPNATSVILVQATVAIPAAILGEAVLSFLGLGIQPPAPSLGTMLATAQQFAARAPWAAVLPGLVIMGLALAFNVFGDALRDALDPKGDRR, from the coding sequence ATGACCGTCCTCGTTGTGCCGCCCGAGGAGGTGGCCGGAACCCCGGGCGTCAGCCGGCGCGGCCGGGTCCTCCGGCGGCTGCGGCGCAACCCGCTCGCCGTCGTGAGCTTCGTCGTGCTCGCGCTCGTGGCCGTCGCCGCGCTGCTGTCGCCCTGGATCGCCCCCTACTCGGTGGACCAGCCCGACTTCGCCCACACCTTCTCGCCCCCGGGCACCCCGGGCCACGTGCTGGGGACCGACGACCTGGGCCGGGACGTCCTGTCCCGCATCATGCTGGGGGCACGGGCCTCCCTGCAGGTGGCGCTCCTCGCGGTGGCCACCTCGCTGATCGTCGGTGTGCCGCTCGGACTGGCGGCCGGCTACTTCCGGGCCTGGGACGCCGTGATCTCACGCTTCACCGACCTGCTGCTCGCGTTCCCGTTCCTGATCATGGCCGTGGGGCTGGCCGCCATCCGGGGCGCCAGCCTCGCCAACGCCGCCGTGGCCATCGGCATCGCGCAGATCCCGGGCGTGATCCGCGTGGTGCGCTCGGACACCCTGCGGCTCAAGTCGCTGGACTTCGTCGCCGCCGCCGTGGTGGACGGCGCGAGCGACCTGTGGGTGCTCTCGCGGCACATCCTGCCCAACGCGACGTCGGTGATCCTGGTGCAGGCCACGGTCGCGATCCCGGCCGCGATCCTCGGCGAGGCGGTGCTGTCCTTCCTGGGCCTCGGCATCCAGCCCCCGGCACCCAGCCTCGGCACCATGCTCGCCACCGCGCAGCAGTTCGCCGCCCGCGCGCCGTGGGCGGCGGTCCTGCCCGGTCTCGTGATCATGGGCCTGGCGCTGGCGTTCAACGTCTTCGGTGACGCCCTCCGGGACGCCCTCGACCCGAAGGGAGACCGGCGATGA
- a CDS encoding ABC transporter permease, translating into MARYLLTRAWHSALTLLLSTVVVFLGVRALPGDPALALAGEDRSPEALEAIRHHYGLDQPLPLQFAQYVERVVQGDFGESIRTGVPVSSMLTTALPVTVELSVLAILIAAALGVGAGVLAAVRRGRPAEWLANGLALVGLSVPHFWLGLLAILYLSVATGLFPASGFVPLLEDPVDNLHHIVLPAVILGTGLAAIIMRQTRSAMLDSLSSDHVRTAKAKGLRPRAVITRHALRNSLIVVVTIVGLQLGGLISGAVVTEQIFGLPGFGKMTIDAVFQRDYPVIQAVVLLTATAYIVINLLVDLLYSVIDPRIRVTGDPA; encoded by the coding sequence ATGGCCCGGTATCTGCTCACGCGAGCCTGGCATTCGGCGCTGACACTGCTGTTGTCGACGGTCGTGGTGTTCCTCGGGGTGCGGGCGCTCCCCGGGGACCCGGCGCTCGCCCTGGCCGGGGAGGACCGGTCCCCGGAGGCGCTGGAGGCCATCCGGCACCACTACGGCCTGGACCAGCCGCTGCCGCTGCAGTTCGCGCAGTACGTGGAACGCGTGGTGCAGGGCGACTTCGGCGAGTCCATCCGCACCGGCGTACCGGTCTCGTCCATGCTCACCACCGCCCTGCCCGTGACGGTCGAGCTCTCCGTCCTGGCGATCCTCATCGCCGCGGCGCTGGGCGTCGGCGCCGGGGTGCTCGCGGCGGTACGCCGCGGGCGCCCGGCGGAGTGGCTGGCCAACGGGCTGGCCCTGGTGGGCCTGTCGGTGCCGCACTTCTGGCTCGGACTGCTCGCGATCCTCTACCTCTCCGTGGCGACGGGACTCTTCCCGGCCTCCGGGTTCGTGCCGCTGCTGGAGGACCCGGTGGACAATCTTCACCACATCGTCCTGCCGGCCGTGATCCTCGGCACGGGCCTCGCCGCCATCATCATGCGGCAGACCCGGTCCGCGATGCTGGACTCGCTCTCCTCCGACCACGTCCGTACGGCGAAGGCGAAGGGCCTGCGGCCCCGGGCCGTCATCACCCGGCACGCGCTGCGCAACAGCCTCATCGTGGTGGTGACCATCGTGGGCCTCCAGCTCGGCGGGCTGATCTCGGGAGCGGTCGTCACCGAGCAGATCTTCGGGCTGCCGGGCTTCGGCAAGATGACCATCGACGCGGTGTTCCAGCGCGACTACCCGGTCATCCAGGCGGTCGTCCTGCTCACCGCGACGGCGTACATCGTCATCAATCTGCTGGTGGACCTGCTCTACTCGGTCATCGACCCGCGGATCCGAGTGACGGGGGACCCGGCATGA
- a CDS encoding ABC transporter substrate-binding protein codes for MTYLSFSGTSPRRRRLLRAAVAAVAVACTVAACSPVSDSGDDAKTEENQAAGQDSFGTPADPAAVKNGGKLVIALSAEPDALDPTLSRSLYSRYVFQAICQKLYDVDERAQVVPQLATALPTTSSDGRTVTIPLRQGVRFADGTPFDSAAVKTTLQRHLTNARSGRKSELGPVESVDTPDAQTVVVHLKQPFAPLVGALADRAGMIMSPKALQSLGDNFASAPVCVGPFKFAKRVPQNSIDVVKDPNFYDADKVHLDAISWHILSDASIRAANLRSGDAQVADSISTQDVAALSADASLTVLQSQSLGYQGLTFNIGNVDGVGATPKPINRPIAQNAKIRQAFEYAIDRKALVQAVFSGIHAVACSPVSPASPFSSPEAQACPAHDPAKAKQLLAEAGVPTPYPVTMLASNTPDTLRLAQALQAMVKDGGFDLKINPVEYSSLLDEQDRGNFELLQLGWSGRIDPDANITNFVGTGGSQNVAGYSNPQLDAVLTQARQSNDVEERKKLYGQAVTILQQDDALIYLYRQRNLTAVSKKIQGLQVFPDGVLRAAFAGFTK; via the coding sequence ATGACGTACCTCTCCTTCAGCGGAACGAGCCCCCGAAGGCGCCGCCTGCTCCGGGCAGCGGTGGCGGCGGTCGCTGTCGCCTGCACCGTCGCCGCCTGTTCACCGGTCTCGGACAGCGGGGACGACGCCAAGACCGAGGAGAACCAGGCGGCGGGCCAGGACTCCTTCGGTACGCCGGCCGACCCCGCCGCCGTGAAGAACGGCGGCAAGCTGGTCATCGCCCTCTCCGCGGAGCCCGACGCGCTGGACCCGACGCTGTCGCGCAGCCTCTACTCGCGCTACGTCTTCCAGGCGATCTGCCAGAAGCTCTACGACGTGGACGAGCGGGCGCAGGTCGTGCCGCAGCTGGCCACGGCCCTGCCCACCACCAGCAGCGACGGCAGGACGGTCACCATCCCGCTGCGCCAGGGCGTGCGCTTCGCGGACGGGACGCCGTTCGACTCCGCCGCGGTCAAGACCACCCTGCAACGGCACCTGACGAACGCCCGGTCCGGGCGCAAGAGCGAGCTCGGCCCGGTCGAGAGCGTCGACACGCCGGACGCGCAGACCGTCGTCGTCCACCTGAAGCAGCCGTTCGCGCCCCTGGTCGGGGCCCTCGCCGACCGGGCCGGCATGATCATGAGCCCGAAGGCGCTGCAGAGCCTGGGCGACAACTTCGCCTCGGCGCCGGTCTGCGTCGGGCCCTTCAAGTTCGCCAAGCGGGTGCCGCAGAACTCCATCGACGTCGTCAAGGACCCGAACTTCTACGACGCGGACAAGGTCCACCTCGACGCCATCTCGTGGCACATCCTCAGCGACGCGAGCATCCGGGCCGCGAACCTGCGCTCCGGTGACGCCCAGGTCGCCGACAGCATCTCCACACAGGATGTGGCCGCGCTGAGCGCGGACGCCTCGCTCACCGTCCTGCAGTCCCAGTCTCTGGGCTACCAGGGGCTCACGTTCAACATCGGCAATGTGGACGGCGTCGGCGCCACGCCGAAGCCCATCAACCGCCCCATCGCCCAGAACGCCAAGATCCGGCAGGCCTTCGAGTACGCGATCGACCGGAAGGCGCTGGTCCAGGCCGTCTTCAGCGGGATCCACGCCGTCGCCTGCTCGCCGGTCTCGCCCGCGAGCCCGTTCTCGTCCCCGGAAGCGCAGGCGTGCCCGGCGCACGATCCGGCCAAGGCCAAGCAGTTGCTGGCCGAGGCGGGGGTGCCGACGCCGTACCCGGTCACGATGCTCGCGTCGAACACGCCCGACACGCTGCGGCTCGCGCAGGCGCTGCAGGCCATGGTCAAGGACGGCGGGTTCGACCTCAAGATCAACCCGGTGGAGTACTCCTCGCTCCTCGACGAGCAGGACCGCGGCAACTTCGAACTCCTGCAGCTGGGCTGGAGCGGGCGCATCGACCCGGACGCCAACATCACGAACTTCGTCGGCACCGGCGGCAGCCAGAACGTCGCCGGCTACAGCAACCCGCAGCTCGACGCCGTACTGACCCAGGCTCGGCAGTCCAACGACGTCGAGGAGCGCAAGAAGCTGTACGGGCAGGCGGTGACGATCCTCCAGCAGGACGACGCGCTGATCTACCTCTACCGGCAGCGGAACCTGACCGCCGTCTCCAAGAAGATCCAGGGCCTGCAGGTCTTCCCGGACGGCGTGCTCCGCGCGGCGTTCGCCGGCTTCACCAAGTAG
- the abc-f gene encoding ribosomal protection-like ABC-F family protein has product MSDTCVVCTNLSFSWPDDTPVFQDLSFTVPPGRTGLVAPNGAGKTTLLRLIAGDLTPTGGAVTVDGVLGYLPQNLPLAGDLTVAQVLGVDAVLRALHAIEAGDAAEEHFTTVGDDWDVEERSRAELDRLGLGDVALDRRLATLSGGQVVSLGLAAQLLRRPDVLLLDEPTNNLDLDARHRLYAVLEEWSGCLLLVSHDRALLDRMDRIAELDRGELRLFGGNFTAYEEAARAAREAAERTVRGAEQEVKREKREMQQARERAERRAGNAARNLDSAGLARIVAGGLKRSAQESAGRSRQLHANRVSEAQSRLDEASRALREDETLTLDLPDTTVPAGRTVVAGERMQVHHDGRAVFAGAGLDLTIRGPERIALTGPNGAGKSTLLRLLQGELDPEGGQLRRGEGRVAYLSQRLDLLDPERTVAENFAAYAPDRPQAERMNLLARFLFRGARAHLPVGVLSGGERLRATLACVLYAQPAPHLLLLDEPTNNLDLVSAGQLESALSAYRGAFVVVSHDERFLAEIGVQRWLRLDGGRLREVAAPDLG; this is encoded by the coding sequence ATGTCCGACACCTGTGTCGTGTGCACCAACCTCTCCTTCTCCTGGCCGGACGACACCCCGGTCTTCCAGGACCTGTCCTTCACCGTGCCGCCCGGCCGCACCGGCCTGGTCGCGCCGAACGGCGCCGGCAAGACCACGCTGCTGCGGCTCATCGCCGGCGACCTCACCCCGACCGGTGGCGCCGTGACGGTGGACGGCGTGCTCGGCTACCTGCCACAGAATCTTCCGCTGGCCGGCGACCTGACCGTGGCCCAGGTGCTGGGTGTCGACGCGGTGCTCCGGGCGCTGCACGCCATCGAGGCCGGCGACGCCGCCGAGGAGCACTTCACCACCGTCGGCGACGACTGGGACGTGGAGGAGCGCAGCCGCGCCGAACTCGACCGGCTGGGTCTGGGCGACGTCGCGCTCGACCGGCGGCTCGCCACGCTCAGCGGCGGTCAGGTGGTGTCCCTCGGCCTGGCCGCGCAACTGCTCCGCCGCCCCGACGTGCTGCTGCTCGACGAGCCGACCAACAACCTCGACCTCGACGCGCGGCACCGCCTCTACGCGGTGCTCGAAGAGTGGTCCGGCTGCCTGCTGCTGGTCAGCCACGACCGGGCCCTGCTGGACCGGATGGACCGCATCGCCGAGCTGGACCGCGGGGAGCTGCGCCTGTTCGGCGGCAACTTCACCGCGTACGAGGAGGCCGCCCGGGCGGCCCGGGAGGCGGCCGAGCGCACCGTGCGCGGCGCCGAGCAGGAGGTGAAGCGGGAGAAGCGGGAGATGCAGCAGGCCCGGGAGCGGGCCGAGCGGCGGGCCGGCAACGCGGCGCGCAACCTCGACAGCGCCGGCCTCGCCCGGATCGTCGCCGGCGGGCTCAAGCGCAGCGCCCAGGAGTCGGCCGGGCGGTCCCGGCAGCTGCACGCCAACCGGGTGAGCGAGGCCCAGTCCCGGCTCGACGAGGCCAGCAGGGCGCTGCGCGAGGACGAGACGCTGACCCTCGACCTGCCGGACACGACGGTCCCGGCCGGACGGACGGTCGTGGCGGGGGAGCGGATGCAGGTCCACCACGACGGCCGCGCCGTCTTCGCCGGGGCCGGGCTGGATCTGACCATCCGGGGCCCCGAGCGGATCGCCCTGACCGGCCCGAACGGCGCCGGTAAGTCCACGCTGCTGCGGCTGCTGCAGGGGGAGCTCGACCCCGAGGGCGGGCAGCTGCGCCGCGGCGAGGGCCGGGTCGCGTACCTGTCGCAGCGGCTGGATCTGCTCGACCCGGAGCGCACCGTGGCGGAGAACTTCGCCGCGTACGCGCCGGACCGGCCGCAGGCCGAGCGGATGAACCTGCTGGCCCGGTTCCTCTTCCGTGGTGCGCGGGCGCACCTGCCGGTCGGGGTGCTGTCCGGTGGTGAGCGGCTCCGTGCCACCCTCGCCTGTGTCCTGTACGCGCAGCCGGCCCCGCACCTGCTGCTGCTGGACGAGCCCACGAACAACCTCGACCTGGTCAGCGCGGGGCAGCTGGAGAGCGCCCTGAGCGCGTACCGGGGAGCGTTCGTGGTGGTGAGCCACGACGAGCGGTTCCTCGCCGAGATCGGGGTCCAGCGGTGGCTCCGCCTCGACGGCGGCCGGCTCCGGGAGGTGGCTGCGCCCGACCTCGGGTGA
- a CDS encoding glycoside hydrolase family 18 protein has product MRPFRHRRLTALVTLSTLLVTAAPPSAASAADDSARRTGYHRVGYFTQWGIYGRAFPVRKLDTSGAASRLTHVNYAFGNVSPDGRCYVDGGPGEGDAWADYQRPVPAEESVDGVADAWGEPLNGNFGQLAKLKARHPDLKVLISLGGWSWSTYFSDAARTDASRRAFVASCIDLYLKGNLPVLDGGSGGPGSAAGVFDGIDLDWEWPNWPGEPGNVVRTEDRENFTKLLAEFRRQLDAYGRQAHRHYALTAFLPANPAAMDAGYEGRKIFRYLDFATVQGYDFHGSWDAVTNQQSALRVSAGAPDDPDFSAEVAVDGWLARGAPRGKLVLGIPYYGRGWTGVTGGGDGLFQPAAGPAPATFEAGSEDYKQLKTLPGKGFTVHRDLRAGHAWLFDGTTLWTYDDPLVVLQKTLYIRRAGLAGAMVWSLDGDDDNATLTRTISLGLTTP; this is encoded by the coding sequence ATGCGACCGTTCCGTCACCGCCGCCTCACCGCCCTCGTCACACTGTCGACCCTGCTGGTCACCGCCGCCCCACCGAGCGCCGCGAGCGCGGCGGACGACTCGGCCCGCCGCACCGGATACCACCGGGTCGGCTACTTCACCCAGTGGGGCATCTACGGCCGGGCCTTCCCGGTCCGGAAGCTCGACACCTCCGGGGCGGCCAGCCGCCTCACCCACGTCAACTACGCCTTCGGCAACGTCAGCCCGGACGGACGCTGCTACGTGGACGGCGGGCCCGGCGAGGGCGACGCCTGGGCCGACTACCAGCGGCCCGTCCCGGCCGAGGAGAGCGTCGACGGCGTCGCCGACGCCTGGGGCGAGCCACTCAACGGCAACTTCGGTCAGTTGGCCAAGCTCAAGGCCAGGCACCCCGACCTCAAGGTCCTGATCTCGCTGGGCGGCTGGAGCTGGTCGACGTACTTCTCCGACGCCGCCCGCACCGACGCGTCCCGCCGGGCGTTCGTGGCCTCCTGCATCGACCTCTACCTCAAGGGCAACCTGCCGGTCCTGGACGGCGGCAGCGGCGGCCCGGGCTCCGCCGCCGGCGTCTTCGACGGCATCGACCTGGACTGGGAGTGGCCGAACTGGCCCGGCGAACCGGGCAACGTGGTCCGCACCGAGGACCGGGAGAACTTCACCAAGCTGCTCGCCGAGTTCCGCCGGCAGCTCGACGCGTACGGCCGGCAGGCCCACCGGCACTACGCGCTGACCGCGTTCCTGCCGGCCAACCCGGCCGCCATGGACGCCGGGTACGAGGGCCGGAAGATCTTCCGGTACCTCGACTTCGCCACCGTGCAGGGATACGACTTCCACGGTTCCTGGGATGCGGTGACCAACCAGCAGTCGGCGCTGCGCGTGTCGGCGGGGGCGCCGGACGACCCGGACTTCTCGGCCGAGGTGGCCGTCGACGGCTGGCTGGCGCGCGGCGCGCCGCGCGGGAAGCTGGTCCTGGGCATCCCCTACTACGGCCGCGGCTGGACCGGCGTGACCGGAGGCGGGGACGGGCTCTTCCAGCCCGCGGCCGGTCCCGCGCCGGCCACCTTCGAGGCCGGGTCCGAGGATTACAAGCAGCTCAAGACCCTGCCCGGCAAGGGCTTCACCGTCCACCGCGACCTGCGCGCCGGGCACGCCTGGCTGTTCGACGGCACAACCCTCTGGACGTACGACGATCCGCTGGTCGTGCTCCAGAAGACGCTCTACATCCGGCGGGCCGGCCTGGCCGGGGCGATGGTCTGGTCGCTCGACGGCGACGACGACAACGCCACCCTGACCAGGACGATCAGCCTGGGTCTCACGACCCCGTAG
- a CDS encoding DUF5872 domain-containing protein has protein sequence MARYTKPELRERLKEEIQASDKGGRPGQWSARKSQLLTNEYKKRGGGFEGPRDQRQRSLQRWGAEEWQTRSGSTRARKNGETARYLPKRAWEQLSDEQQRDTDTKKRQASRSGRQFVANTGPAKRARKEADAAGPLSDLPVTEAVKLVRGLDTRQLRAALRRERDGKARKTLLQRLESELARR, from the coding sequence ATGGCCAGGTACACGAAGCCCGAACTCCGGGAGCGGCTCAAGGAGGAGATCCAGGCGTCCGACAAGGGCGGCCGGCCGGGGCAGTGGTCGGCGCGCAAGTCGCAACTGCTCACGAACGAGTACAAGAAGCGCGGCGGCGGCTTCGAGGGCCCCCGGGACCAGCGGCAGCGGTCGCTGCAGCGGTGGGGCGCCGAGGAGTGGCAGACCCGGTCCGGCTCCACCCGGGCCCGGAAGAACGGCGAGACCGCTCGCTACCTGCCGAAACGGGCGTGGGAGCAGCTTTCGGACGAGCAGCAGCGCGACACCGACACGAAGAAGCGGCAGGCGTCCCGGTCCGGGCGGCAGTTCGTGGCCAACACCGGCCCGGCGAAGCGCGCCCGCAAGGAGGCCGACGCGGCCGGGCCCCTGTCGGACCTGCCGGTCACGGAGGCGGTCAAGCTGGTCCGTGGCCTCGACACGCGCCAGCTCCGGGCGGCGCTGCGCCGCGAGCGCGACGGCAAGGCCCGCAAGACCCTCCTCCAGCGGCTGGAGTCGGAGCTGGCCCGGCGCTGA
- a CDS encoding class I SAM-dependent methyltransferase has product MADPVWADGQAYEAYVGRWSRLVARDLLRRLALPAGLRWLDVGCGTGALTATVLAQAAPAHVTGVDPATGFLAHARDRVGDPRAAFAVGDARALPVAGASVDVVVSGLALNFVPDPARAVGEFARVLRPGGVAAAYVWDYAEGMAMMRHFWAAAEALDPAVGDRSEGRRFPLCRPGPLRALWTDAGFAAVTVTPVVVPTVFPDVDAYWTPFLGGQGAAPAYVATLAGPDRAALRDLLVSRLPVEADGSVRLTARAWAVHGTAPS; this is encoded by the coding sequence ATGGCGGATCCGGTCTGGGCCGACGGCCAGGCGTACGAGGCATACGTGGGCCGGTGGAGCCGGCTGGTCGCGCGGGACCTTTTGCGCCGGCTGGCGCTCCCGGCCGGCCTGCGCTGGCTGGACGTGGGCTGCGGCACCGGCGCCCTGACCGCCACCGTGCTGGCGCAGGCGGCTCCGGCACACGTCACCGGCGTCGACCCCGCGACCGGATTCCTGGCCCACGCCCGCGACCGGGTCGGCGACCCGCGGGCCGCATTCGCGGTCGGTGACGCCCGCGCGCTGCCGGTGGCCGGCGCGAGCGTGGACGTCGTGGTCAGCGGGCTGGCGCTCAACTTCGTGCCCGATCCGGCGCGGGCGGTGGGCGAGTTCGCCCGGGTCCTGCGGCCCGGCGGCGTCGCGGCCGCGTACGTCTGGGACTACGCCGAGGGCATGGCCATGATGCGCCACTTCTGGGCGGCCGCCGAGGCGCTCGACCCCGCGGTCGGGGACCGGTCCGAGGGCCGCCGGTTCCCGCTGTGCCGCCCCGGCCCGCTGCGCGCGCTGTGGACGGACGCGGGGTTCGCGGCGGTCACCGTCACTCCGGTGGTCGTGCCGACGGTGTTCCCCGACGTGGACGCGTACTGGACGCCGTTCCTCGGCGGGCAGGGCGCGGCACCGGCGTACGTCGCGACCCTCGCCGGGCCGGACCGGGCCGCACTGCGCGACCTGCTCGTCAGCCGTCTGCCGGTCGAGGCGGACGGGTCCGTCCGGCTCACCGCGCGGGCCTGGGCGGTCCACGGCACCGCACCGTCGTGA
- a CDS encoding YbaB/EbfC family nucleoid-associated protein has protein sequence MVSGALDGGVLDPGGAMDRMRAWKGRIDKLAADTKVMSDRLQDLRVTVEDDHGLAEVTVDSAGALLDLRLGRQIQRVPPEVVAQAVMDAIRRAKEQLAERSQEIIAETVGTESAAARAIAERVGRQLRPDPEPGWGESGSSSGWQR, from the coding sequence ATGGTGAGCGGGGCTCTGGACGGCGGCGTGCTCGACCCGGGCGGCGCGATGGACCGCATGCGGGCCTGGAAGGGCCGCATCGACAAGCTCGCCGCGGACACGAAGGTGATGAGCGACCGCCTCCAGGACCTGCGGGTCACGGTCGAGGACGACCACGGGCTGGCCGAGGTGACCGTCGACTCCGCCGGCGCCCTGCTGGACCTGCGCCTGGGCCGGCAGATCCAGCGGGTCCCCCCGGAGGTGGTGGCCCAGGCGGTCATGGACGCGATCCGGCGGGCGAAGGAGCAGCTGGCCGAACGGTCGCAGGAGATCATCGCGGAGACCGTCGGCACCGAGTCCGCGGCGGCACGGGCCATCGCCGAGCGGGTGGGCCGGCAACTGCGCCCCGACCCGGAGCCCGGCTGGGGCGAATCCGGCTCCTCCTCCGGCTGGCAGCGATGA
- a CDS encoding type VII secretion target, producing MSGPAGWAADTEQIRAHAAFVEGLRSRFEAVRGASAHIARDDQAYGLLCGWISAVLEDRHTRQDELVDYVDENLKLVADGLRRTADSYDGVDGDAASSLDAISRRLRA from the coding sequence ATGAGCGGCCCGGCCGGCTGGGCGGCCGACACCGAGCAGATCCGGGCGCACGCCGCGTTCGTCGAGGGGCTGCGCTCCCGGTTCGAGGCGGTACGCGGCGCGAGCGCGCACATCGCGCGGGACGACCAGGCGTACGGGTTGCTCTGCGGGTGGATCTCGGCGGTCCTGGAGGACCGGCACACCCGTCAGGACGAGCTGGTCGACTACGTCGACGAGAACCTCAAGCTGGTGGCGGACGGCCTGCGCCGCACCGCCGACAGCTACGACGGTGTCGACGGCGACGCGGCGAGTTCGCTGGACGCGATCAGCCGGCGGTTGCGGGCATGA
- a CDS encoding WXG100 family type VII secretion target, with the protein MTDESLVAEVHSTREVWTGSSLADGVEGLVDAIRSEGWVDDLLAGAAFGLDVAATVLDPFSALLANGIGWAMEYFEPLREMLDWLTGMPDVVASHAATWDNMAGHLQRMAADLQAHLAGDLPDWRGHAAEAYQSLMKNNVDAIAGLGGASAAMAAATQAAGNLVSFTRDIVRDLIADLVARVVVWAVEAIFVVTIPVIAAQITAAVLKWAGRILSYTTALVTSLTNLSKLVNG; encoded by the coding sequence ATGACCGACGAGTCCCTGGTCGCGGAGGTCCACTCCACCCGGGAGGTGTGGACGGGTTCGTCGCTGGCCGACGGCGTCGAGGGCCTGGTCGACGCGATCCGCAGCGAGGGCTGGGTGGACGACCTGCTCGCCGGGGCGGCCTTCGGGCTGGACGTCGCCGCCACGGTGCTCGACCCGTTCAGCGCGTTGCTGGCCAACGGCATCGGCTGGGCGATGGAATACTTCGAGCCGCTGCGCGAGATGCTCGACTGGCTCACCGGCATGCCCGACGTGGTCGCCTCGCACGCGGCGACCTGGGACAACATGGCCGGTCACCTCCAGCGGATGGCGGCCGACCTCCAGGCCCACCTGGCCGGCGACCTGCCCGACTGGCGGGGGCACGCCGCCGAGGCGTACCAGTCGCTCATGAAGAACAACGTGGACGCCATCGCCGGTCTGGGTGGCGCGTCCGCGGCGATGGCGGCGGCCACGCAGGCGGCCGGGAACCTCGTCTCGTTCACCCGTGACATCGTCCGGGACCTCATCGCGGACCTCGTGGCGCGGGTCGTCGTCTGGGCGGTCGAGGCGATCTTCGTGGTGACCATCCCGGTGATCGCCGCCCAGATCACCGCCGCCGTGCTGAAGTGGGCGGGCCGGATCCTGAGCTACACCACGGCGCTCGTCACCAGCCTCACCAACCTGTCCAAGCTCGTCAACGGCTGA